One window of the Pyxicephalus adspersus chromosome 5, UCB_Pads_2.0, whole genome shotgun sequence genome contains the following:
- the CFAP20 gene encoding cilia- and flagella-associated protein 20 has product MEELSSGFWGWRRGSRETWPSVLSLICLWPLFFVQVRNGHIKRITDNDIQSLVLEVEGTNVSTTYITCPADPKKTLGIKLPFLVMIIKNLKKYFTFEVQVLDDKNVRRRFRASNYQSTTRVKPFICTMPMRLDEGWNQIQFNLSDFTRRAYGTNYIETLRVQCLTSAVSPSSSLSPPPYPPPPVCPGCRIPVLLPSAVSPLFC; this is encoded by the exons ATGGAAGAATTGTCGTCTGGCTTTTGGGGGTGGCGGAGAGGGTCTCGTGAAACGTGGCCGTCTGTCCTCTCACTAATCTGTTTGTGGCCTCTTTTCTTTGTTCAGGTACGAAACGGCCATATAAAGAGAATAACAGACAATGACATCCAGTCACTGGTCCTGGAGGTGGAGGGCACCAATGTCAG CACTACATACATCACATGTCCAGCCGACCCCAAGAAAACGCTGGGGATTAAACTCCCCTTCCTGGTGATGATCATCAAGAATCTAAAAAAATACTTCACATTTGAGGTGCAG GTGTTGGATGATAAGAATGTTCGGAGGAGGTTTCGGGCCAGCAATTATCAGAGTACGACCCGGGTGAAGCCGTTTATCTGTACGATGCCAATGAGACTGGATGAGGGCTGGAACCAAATCCAATTCAATTTGTCAGATTTCACCCGCCGGGCATACGGAACAAACTATATAGAGACCCTGCGTGTACAG TGCCTTACATCTGCCGTATCCCCGTCCTCCAGTCTGTCCCCGCCGCCGTATCCCCCTCCCCCCGTCTGTCCCGGCTGCCGTATCCCCGTCCTCCTCCCCTCCGCCGTATCCCCGTTGTTTTGTTGA
- the DGAT1 gene encoding diacylglycerol O-acyltransferase 1, producing MNLFRIFLPDFCVSPLQVLGNARLFLENIIKYGILVDPIQVVSLFLKDPYSWPSLCLVLASNVFILGSLHLERRLASGRFSERMGLFLYTIILTGILCFPVLVVFCISSMTPVGAVFALTIYTILLLKIYSYKDVNLWCRERRLARTRALGRSQSAPLMKKANGEAGQKEVLYPGNLTHRDMYYFVFAPTLCYELNFPRSPRIRKRFLLRRLVEMLFIMQLLVGLIQQWMVPTIQNSMKPFRDMDYSRIIERLLKLAVPNHLIWLIFFYWFFHSSMNFVAELMRFGDREFYRDWWNSETVTYFWQNWNIPVHKWCIRHFYKPMMKRGVSRWTAQTAVFFASAFFHEYLVSVPLKMFRLWAFMGMMSQSHGPRATTGTKEIGQNTKS from the exons ATGAACTTATTCCGGATTTTTCTTCCTGATTTTTGTGTCTCCCCCCTCCAGGTTCTGGGTAACGCTCGGCTCTTCCTGGAGAACATCATAAA GTACGGCATACTGGTGGATCCCATCCAGGTGGTCTCGCTCTTCCTGAAGGACCCCTATAGTTGGCCCTCGCTGTGCCTGGTGCTGG cttccaatgtttttattttggggtCTCTGCATCTGGAGAGGCGACTGGCATCT GGCCGGTTTTCCGAGAGAATGGGTCTCTTTCTTTACACCATTATCCTTACTGGTATCCTGTGTTTCCCGGTACTGGTTGTGTTTTGCATTTCCTCTATGACTCCAG TGGGGGCCGTCTTTGCGTTGACCATCTACACCATTCTCTTACTCAAAATATACTCCTACAAAGATGTCAACCTCTGGTGTCGGGAGAGAAGGCTGGCACGGACCCGGGCACTGGGGCGCTCTCAGTCTG CCCCACTGATGAAGAAGGCGAATGGAGAGGCCGGGCAGAAGGAGGTGTTGTACCCGGGCAATCTGACACACAGAG ATATGTATTACTTTGTCTTTGCTCCAACTCTCTGCTACGAACTCAACTTCCCTCGATCTCCGAGGATTCGGAAGAGGTTCCTTCTCCGGAGACTTGTGGAGATG TTGTTCATCATGCAGCTCCTGGTTGGCCTAATCCAGCAG TGGATGGTCCCGACAATCCAGAACTCCATGAAGCCTTTCCGG GACATGGATTACTCTCGGATCATTGAGCGGCTCCTGAAATTAGCG GTCCCCAATCACCTCATCTGGCTGATCTTCTTCTACTGGTTCTTCCATTCTTCCATGAACTTTGTGGCAGAGTTGATGCGTTTTGGAGATCGTGAATTCTACAGGGATTGGTG GAATTCGGAGACTGTGACCTACTTCTGGCAGAATTGGAACATCCCGGTACACAAATGGTGCATCAG ACATTTCTACAAGCCCATGATGAAGCGCGGGGTCTCCAGGTGGACCGCTCAGACCGCTGTCTTCTTCGCCTCGGCTTTCTTCCATGAG TATCTGGTCAGCGTTCCTCTGAAAATGTTCCGTCTCTGGGCCTTCATGGGGATGATGTCACAG TCCCATGGACCCCGAGCCACAACCGGGACAAAGGAAATTGGACAGAACACAAAATCTTAA